In Fusarium oxysporum Fo47 chromosome IX, complete sequence, the following proteins share a genomic window:
- a CDS encoding amino acid permease-domain-containing protein, translating into MTSKEEKIDVGSATPPSPDHGHGQVHTKDTFTGDVEGVRDDFREDDFMTRNGLNLKSFQRRDYGTGVVELDRSMKKRHLHMIAIGGSIGAGFFVGSGGALTKGGPGAVFLCFSIAGIMIFNVVHALGELAVMYPVSGGFYTYSTRFIDPSWGFAMGWNYVFQWVIVLPLELTVVSFTVQYWNKDINEAVWITVFWIFIIVINIFGTLGYAEEEFWSSVFKLAAIVIFMIVAIILICGGGPSSGDFDTYQGAKLWYDPGAFQNGSRGFCGVFVTAAFSFAGTELVGLAAAESRNPAKALPGAIKQVFWRITLFYIIGLTLVGMLVSSTDERLLNSANPYKDGTSPFVLAAKDAGLKGYDSFMNLVICVSVVSIGVSAVYGGSRTLTALAEQDYAPKIFTYIDRSGRPLVSVAFNLIWGALAYVVLASSGGLVFDWLLAVSALAALFTWGSICYAHIRFRSAWKKQGRSLDQIPFKAAGGVWGSWLGLALCFAILGCQLFVAICPPNKPGYGDAEDFFMACLAIPVVLVFWIIGYFWKRPQWLTVDKIDLDTGLREHDWDQINAYRATVAGWPAWRRFFHKFM; encoded by the exons ATGACCTCtaaggaggagaagatcgACGTGGGCAGCGCTACGCCGCCGTCGCCTGATCATGGCCATGGGCAGGTGCACACCAAGGATACCTTCACTGGTGATGTTGAGGGCGTTCGCGATGATTTCCGTGAAGATGATTTCATGACCCGCAATGGTCTGAACCTCAAGTCCTTCCAGCGCC GCGACTACGGCACTGGTGTCGTCGAACTCGATCGCTCCATGAAGAAGCGCCATCTCCACATGATTGCCATTGGAGGTTCAATCGGTGCTGGTTTCTTCGTCGGTTCCGGTGGCGCTCTCACCAAGGGCGGCCCCGGCGCCgtcttcctctgcttctcTATCGCTGgtatcatgatcttcaacgTCGTCCACGCTCTCGGTGAGCTCGCTGTCATGTATCCCGTCTCTGGTGGTTTCTATACCTACTCTACTCGCTTCATCGATCCATCCTGGGGCTTCGCCATGGGCTGGAACTAC GTCTTCCAATGGGTCATCGTTTTGCCGCTCGAATTAACAGTCGTCTCTTTCACCGTACAATATTGGAACAAAGACATCAACGAAGCTGTCTGGATCACCGTCTTCTGGATATTTATCAttgtcatcaacatctttggTACCCTGGGCTATGCCGAGGAAGAGTTCTGGAGTTCCGTCTTCAAGCTCGCTGCCATTGTCATCTTTATGATTGTCGCCATCATTCTTATCTGTGGCGGCGGTCCCTCCTCCGGCGACTTCGACACATATCAGGGCGCCAAGCTCTGGTATGATCCCGGCGCGTTCCAGAACGGTTCCCGAGGCTTCTGTGGTGTCTTTGTCACAGCCGCCTTCTCTTTCGCCGGTACTGAGTTGGTCGGCCTCGCTGCTGCTGAGTCTCGCAACCCCGCCAAGGCACTTCCCGGTGCTATCAAGCAGGTCTTCTGGCGTATCACCCT CTTCTACATCATCGGTCTCACCCTCGTCGGTATGCTCGTCAGCTCCACAGATGAGCGTCTCCTCAACAGCGCCAACCCTTACAAGGACGGTACCTCTCCTTTTGTGCTCGCAGCCAAGGACGCTGGTCTTAAGGGCTACGACAGCTTCATGAACCTGGTCATCTGTGTTTCCGTTGTCTCCATCGGTGTCTCTGCCGTCTATGGTGGCTCCCGTACGCTGACTGCTCTTGCCGAGCAAGATTACGCGCCCAAGATCTTCACATACATTGATCGCTCAGGACGACCTCTCGTCTCTGTCGccttcaacctcatctgGGGTGCCCTCGCCTACGTTGTCCTCGCCTCATCTGGTGGTCTTGTTTTCGACTGGCTCCTTGCTGTCTCCGCCCTCGCCGCTCTCTTCACTTGGGGCTCCATCTGCTAC GCTCACATCCGTTTCCGCTCCGCTTGGAAGAAACAAGGCAGAAGCCTCGACCAGATTCCCTTCAAGGCTGCTGGCGGCGTTTGGGGCTCTTGGTTGGGTCTTGCTCTCTGCTTCGCCATTCTGGGCTGCCAGCTCTTCGTCGCCATCTGCCCACCAAACAAGCCAGGCTACGGCGATGCCGAGGACTTCTTCATGGCCTGCCTCGCCATTCCcgtcgtcctcgtcttctgGATCATTGGTTACTTCTGGAAACGTCCTCAGTGGCTCACAGTTGATAAGATCGACCTTGACACCGGTCTCCGTGAACATGACTGGGACCAAATCAATGCTTACCGTGCTACTGTTGCTGGATGGCCCGCCTGGCGCCGATTCTTCCACAAGTTCATGTAA
- a CDS encoding DHS-like NAD/FAD-binding domain-containing protein: protein MQARGKELEPGEVLVTEGHALFASSVMHTVGPQLKRGASPTETERRQLAKCYESILEALELLPSDEDGSKSIALCCISTGLFAFPADEAAEIAVSTVTSWLQKHPSTTITDVIFNTFTQSDTELYSKVLGPSPTKSISPVENTPQGSLSLAREWLSSAEAVLVTAGAGLSAAEGLDYHSRDLFKRNFPGCLKFGLTSLYSVFGFNDWPSEEHRWGYFFTHLNMVANWSNTPTYQTLIPWLRNFGQEAFVRTSNADGLFLANGWSKERLSTPQGSYGYLQCLNNCRVDAVVSSAPLVADAMPHIDKATQKLMDSSKIPLCRFCGSKMSICVRAGSWFNQAPYQEGEAQWKAWKSRVLRENKNLVILELGVGMNTPGVLRWPNEDLVMRSDGRVKLIRVGMGPEAMVPWEQEDEGLSTCIQGDIGRAIPLLLE from the coding sequence ATGCAGGCCAGAGGGAAAGAGCTTGAGCCTGGAGAGGTACTTGTCACTGAAGGTCATGCTCTCTTCGCTTCTTCAGTAATGCATACCGTTGGGCCACAGCTAAAGAGAGGTGCTTCACCTACAGAGACCGAGAGAAGGCAACTGGCGAAGTGCTATGAGTCAATTCTTGAAGCGTTGGAGCTTTTACCGTCTGACGAAGATGGTAGCAAGTCTATTGCTCTTTGTTGCATTTCGACAGGCTTGTTTGCATTTCCAGCCGATGAAGCAGCTGAGATAGCAGTGTCAACCGTCACGTCCTGGCTTCAGAAGCATCCGTCAACGACGATTACAGACGTTATCTTCAACACGTTCACCCAATCAGATACCGAGCTGTACTCGAAAGTTCTTGGACCTTCACCTACAAAATCGATCTCGCCCGTCGAAAATACGCCGCAAGGTTCTCTCAGCTTAGCACGCGAGTGGCTATCCTCAGCAGAAGCTGTCCTCGTCACAGCCGGCGCAGGTCTATCAGCCGCAGAAGGCCTGGACTATCACTCCCGAGACCTCTTCAAGAGGAACTTCCCAGGATGCCTCAAATTTGGTTTGACATCACTATACAGTGTCTTTGGCTTCAACGACTGGCCTTCGGAGGAGCATCGATGGGGATATTTCTTCACTCATTTAAATATGGTAGCGAACTGGTCAAACACGCCGACTTACCAAACTTTGATCCCATGGCTGAGGAATTTTGGGCAAGAGGCGTTTGTGCGCACGTCAAATGCTGACGGGCTGTTTCTCGCCAATGGCTGGTCGAAAGAGCGACTTTCTACGCCGCAAGGCTCGTATGGATATTTACAGTGCCTGAATAACTGCAGAGTCGACGCTGTCGTGTCATCGGCTCCTCTTGTAGCTGATGCAATGCCTCACATTGATAAGGCGACGCAAAAGCTGATGGATTCAAGCAAAATTCCTCTCTGCCGGTTCTGCGGCTCGAAAATGAGTATCTGCGTTCGAGCGGGCTCGTGGTTCAATCAAGCGCCCTACCAAGAAGGCGAAGCTCAATGGAAAGCATGGAAATCTCGGGTTCTAAGAGAGAACAAGAATTTGGTGATTCTGGAACTTGGTGTCGGAATGAATACGCCTGGAGTATTGCGATGGCCGAATGAAGATTTGGTGATGCGAAGTGACGGGCGAGTCAAGCTGATTCGTGTTGGCATGGGCCCAGAGGCGATGGTGCCATGGGAGCAGGAAGATGAGGGTCTGAGCACTTGTATTCAAGGCGACATCGGGCGCGCGATTCCTCTGTTGCTGGAATGA
- a CDS encoding uncharacterized protein (of unknown function-domain containing protein): MAEQDIYGGKLANHSPSLPKGTFTGSGAEQDIYGSKLAGHTPSLPHGAFAGSGAEQDIYGSKFADHSPSLPRPSFAGSGAEQDIYGSKFAGHSPSLPRASFGATGAEQDVYGAHFNRTAYQGLGTSALGLLHSAILPSFSLHAGLSAVAYGVSRYADRVEGKDVLWASGMTLNAWWSAIGSRYVYDSVSPLDAWNGLGYSQKLLLAGVTAWGVRLTSRVVSRSLKRGKDDPRYDVKRKDPGFWSKALFTTFLPEAVAQTIISLPFTIPFRAVAESAVASPFTSNGSVFHSLAIFLFTTGFALETLADAQLESFKKDDTAQGINREGVWSIVRHPNYLGDALIHASFPILLLGAGILHPIAALGPIANYVFLRYLGGDRENEESQAERYSKQDAVKALEFEEYRQQKNSFWPKLEELKNSWTLGMLGVGVAGVVLERGLRAMV, from the exons ATGGCAGAGCAGGATATCTACGGCGGTAAACTCGCCAATCATTCACCGTCCCTTCCAAAGGGCACCTTCACTGGCTCCGGCGCCGAACAAGACATTTACGGTAGTAAACTAGCCGGTCACACGCCCTCTCTTCCCCACGGGGCATTCGCCGGATCTGGGGCCGAACAAGATATCTACGGCAGTAAATTCGCCGACCACTCCCCATCTCTCCCCAGACCTTCGTTCGCTGGATCTGGGGCCGAGCAGGATATCTACGGCAGCAAGTTTGCCGGACACTCTCCATCTCTGCCTCGGGCGAGTTTCGGGGCAACTGGTGCCGAACAAGATGTTTATGGCGCGCATTTCAATCGCACCGCGTATCAAGGTCTAGGCACTAGTGCGCTGGGACTACTGCACTCCGCAATCTTACCGTCTTTTAGTCTGCATGCTGGGTTATCGGCGGTCGCGTATGGGGTATCGCGGTATGCGGATAGAGTTGAGGGGAAGGACGTTCTTTGGGCTTCTGGAATGACGTTAAATGCTTGGTGGAGTGCTATTGGTTCTCGGTATGTTTACGATAGTGTTTCACCTCTTGATGCTTGGAATGGTCTTGGTTACTCGcaaaagcttcttcttgctggtGTTACAGCTTGGGGCGTAAGACTTACCTCCCGCGTTGTGTCGCGAAGCTTGAAGCGTGGCAAAGATGATCCTCGCTATGACGTTAAGAGAAAGGATCCTGGTTTCTGGAGCAAGGCTCTATTCACTACGTTCTTGCCCGAGGCTGTTGCGCAGACCATCATCTCGCTTCCCTTCACAATTCCTTTCCGCGCTGTAGCCGAGAGCGCCGTCGCTTCGCCTTTTACTTCCAACGGATCCGTCTTCCACTCgcttgccatcttcttgttcacCACCGGCTTCGCTCTTGAGACCTTGGCCGATGCCCAGCTTGAGTCGTTCAAGAAGGACGACACTGCCCAAGGCATCAACCGCGAAGGCGTCTGGAGCATTGTTCGACACCCCAA CTATCTTGGCGACGCCCTAATCCACGCCTCGTTCCCCATTCTTCTCCTGGGCGCCGGCATTCTCCATCCCATCGCTGCCCTCGGCCCAATTGCCAACTATGTCTTCTTGCGCTACCTCGGTGGTGATAGGGAGAACGAGGAGAGTCAAGCTGAGCGATACTCCAAGCAAGATGCTGTTAAGGCACTGGAGTTTGAGGAGTACCGCCAGCAGAAGAACAGCTTCTGGCCCAAGTTagaggagctcaagaacaGCTGGACGCTTGGAATGTtgggtgttggtgttgctggtgTCGTTCTCGAGAGAGGACTTCGTGCCATGGTGTGA
- a CDS encoding general substrate transporter translates to MGWNTHASGTNDPPEVRNWRIHLIATVASMSALAIGYDTSVIGGIGTMALTSFMRDFGLDLVEKTQRDTIQGNIVSTFQAGCFFGALCTFPIAEKWGRRKTIMGAALVFLLGGALMTAANGNLNMIYGGRAVAGLGLGASSLTVPVYISETAPPSIRGRLVGIFEIASQGGGMLGFWINYATDRTIDVNTKTQWIVPLAVQLLPGLGLALGMLWCPESPRWLARGDHFEAAEKILAQIRGLPAEHEYVRREMGDIRAQVEERSTNKMSKKQQFKKLFQKGVRNRMGIGMALMFLQSFTGVNIITYYAPRIFESLGIPGTSLKLFSTGFYGISKTLGMVLFTFWVVEKVGRRKGLIWGAALGCIPMWYIGGYVMEADPAAAAAAGVVNRDGWGYLAIVCVYINAIIICATWQGITWTYASEIFPLDIRMLCVAITTADTWLGSFIIARSTPYMISDLGYGAYFFFSSILVCMGIWATFFVPETKGITLEDMDALFAKPVYKTVWAQMRGKPVLEENRSESPFEDDEKAHELRIP, encoded by the exons ATGGGCTGGAATACTCATGCGTCGGGCACCAATGATCCGCCTGAGGTGCGGAACTGGCGAATCCACCTGATTGCCACGGTGGCTAGCATGTCCGCCCTCGCCA TCGGATATGATACTTCTGTTATTGGAG GGATAGGTACCATGGCATTGACCTCTTTCATGAGGGACTTTGGCCTTGACCTCGTCGAAAAGACCCAGCGCGACACCATCCAGGGAAACATCGTCTCCACCTTCCAG GCTGGCTGTTTCTTCGGTGCTCTGTGCACCTTCCCCATCGCTGAGAAATGGGGTCGTAGAAAGACCATCATGGGCGCAGCCCTagtcttcctcctcggcgGCGCCCTCATGACCGCCGCAAACGGCAACCTCAACATGATCTACGGCGGAAGAGCCGTAGCTGGTCTCGGCCTCGGAGCATCCTCCCTCACTGTCCCCGTGTACATCAGTGAAACAGCTCCGCCGTCCATCAGAGGTCGTCTTGTCGGTATTTTCGAAATCGCCTCGCAGGGCGGTGGTATGCTTGGCTTCTGGATCAACTACGCTACTGACCGCACCATCGACGTTAACACCAAGACCCAGTGGATTGTTCCGCTGGCGGTGCAGCTTCTGCCGGGCTTGGGACTTGCGCTCGGTATGCTTTGGTGTCCTGAGTCGCCGCGCTGGCTGGCGCGTGGTGATCACTTTGAGGCAGCGGAGAAGATTCTCGCCCAGATTAGAGGTCTTCCGGCAGAGCATGAGTATGTCCGTCGAGAGATGGGCGATATTCGTGCGCAGGTTGAGGAGCGCAGTACGAATaagatgagcaagaagcagCAGTTCAAGAAGCTTTTCCAGAAGGGCGTGCGTAACCGCATGGGTATCGGAATGGCTCTCATGTTTCTGCAGAGCTTCACTGGTGTCAACATCATTACCTACTACGCGCCCCGTATCTTTGAGAGTCTTGGAATTCCTGGTACTTCATTGAAGCTCTTCTCCACTGGCTTTTATGGTATCTCCAAAACCCTCGGTATGGTTCTCTTCACCTTCTGGGTCGTTGAGAAGGTCGGTCGTCGCAAGGGTCTCATTTGGGGCGCTGCGCTTGGTTGTATTCCTATGTGGTATATTGGCGGGTACGTGATGGAAGCCGATCCCGCTGCCGCAGCTGCAGCTGGCGTTGTGAACCGCGATGGCTGGGGATACCTGGCCATCGTGTGCGTCtacatcaacgccatcatcatctgtgcGACATGGCAGGGTATCACGTGGACCTACGCGTCCGAGATCTTCCCCCTCGACATTCGCATGCTCTGCGTAGCCATCACCACAGCCGACACATGGCTCGGATCATTCATCATCGCGCGCTCAACACCCTACATGATTTCAGACTTGGGCTACGGCGcctacttcttcttcagctcaatCCTCGTATGTATGGGCATCTGGGCGACGTTCTTCGTCCCCGAAACAAAAG GCATTACCCTCGAAGACATGGACGCGCTATTCGCCAAACCCGTGTACAAAACGGTCTGGGCACAGATGCGCGGCAAACCGGTCCTGGAAGAAAATCGCTCCGAGTCTCCATTCGAAGACGACGAGAAGGCCCATGAGCTAAGAATACCTTAG
- a CDS encoding alpha carbonic anhydrase — protein MTSWVSLLAVLAACAPQVHASCAYGTHLHRRADVIQAPKFGYSAANGPANWYNLNPKANELCATGHHQSPINLADGSFNIIPASDLNIEIPNFTKGAEFENLGSTVEVVTEGLGGKITIENTTYHLKQFHFHLPSEHIDNGTSLAMEMHMVHASADNKLAVIGVFIDLDDGAADSYKFRETRKGKTDTPATKSTVVTTVLNSVDKIATLGQTTHIKSLKMSEIVSLLNKGDFQSYSGSLTTPPCSEDVKWLVSTQKVSIPTRTYLKARSVIGYNARFPQNVPGEENILSLVADEIEHHDD, from the exons ATGACTTCTTGGGTATCTTTGTTAGCTGTCCTGGCTGCGTGTGCGCCGCAGGTTCATGCGTCGTGTGCGTATGGAACGCATCTTCACCGGAGAGCCGATGTTATTCAAGCTCCCAAGTTTGGATACTCTGCTGCCAAT GGCCCAGCAAACTGGTACAACTTAAACCCCAAGGCCAACGAACTATGCGCAACTGGTCACCACCAATCCCCCATCAACCTCGCCGACGGTTCATTCAACATCATCCCCGCCTCAGACCTAAACATTGAGATCCCAAACTTTACCAAGGGCGCTGAGTTTGAGAACTTGGGAAGTACCGTCGAAGTAGTCACCGAAGGACTCGGCGGTAAAATCACCATCGAAAACACGACATATCATCTCAAGCAATTCCACTTCCATCTTCCCAGCGAGCACATCGACAACGGTACCAGTCTGGCCATGGAGATGCACATGGTTCACGCAAGTGCGGACAACAAACTCGCTGTCATTGGTGTTTtcatcgatctcgacgatgGAGCGGCCGATTCGTATAAATTCAGGGAGACGCGCAAGGGTAAGACAGACACCCCTGCTACGAAATCCACTGTCGTTACTACCGTTCTCAACTCGGTGGATAAGATTGCGACCCTAGGACAAACCACTCACATCAAGTCGCTCAAAATGTCCGAGATTGTATCGCTTCTCAACAAGGGCGATTTCCAATC ATACTCGGGTTCGCTTACTACACCGCCCTGTAGTGAGGATGTCAAGTGGCTCGTCTCCACTCAGAAGGTTTCTATTCCTACGCGAACTTATTTGAAGGCCCGATCTGTCATCGGCTACAACGCTCGCTTCCCTCAAAATGTGCCAGGGGAGGAGAATATCTTGAGCTTAGTGGCCGATGAGATTGAGCACCACGATGACTAG
- a CDS encoding fungal trichothecene efflux pump: MGPKQLDAHEGSGQNSESEKPTHVETEHAAVTYGQEKDAFQAHADESGEGQSTKMTKRRFMALVSQAFLWTGSQIPVYLFGGVPPYIYADIGGHDRWTWFVLANLLSLAAVCPFVGSLSDMFGRRYVALSGASFIVLGMIVCSTAHTMNVFIGGMVLAGVGAGINELTALAATSEMAPTAQRGKYVSILIFTIVPFCPSVLWAQLIAAHSTWRYIGLFCALWAFVGLVLTALFYFPPPRVNSEGLTRGEILKRIDFVGGFLSISGMILFMAGLQWGGYMYSWKSAHVLVPLILGAALVVLFVIWEGFFAPHPMFPRRINQAPRILTLTLIITFISGANFFSILMFWPTQAFNVYGHDPVQVGIRGIPVGFSIMAGACIVLWLLSVFRGANRSLMVISSILMTAGCGAMSVARPDNMSTLWGILVLAGLGIGGIVVPASIITTIICPDDLIATIAALTLSIRVIGGSIGYTIYYNVLVAKFTPAAIHYIGGAMVKYGNITSTEVIGEVIGLTSISLLDEIAEVPGIAGNEALYKIVIQAGQIAYAEAYKWVYYVSIAFGAVSVLASLFLGDIGKYMDDHVAVVM; the protein is encoded by the exons ATGGGTCCGAAGCAATTGGACGCCCACGAAGGCAGTGGGCAGAACTCCGAAAGCGAGAAGCCTACCCATGTAGAGACTGAGCATGCTGCCGTCACTTATGGCCAGGAGAAGGACGCCTTTCAGGCTCATGCGGATGAGTCCGGTGAGGGCCAGTCTACGAAG ATGACAAAAAGACGTTTCATGGCCCTCGTTTCACAAGCCTTTCTCTGGACGGGCTCCCAGATCCCTGTTTATCTATTCGGAGGTGTTCCGCCGTACATCTATGCTGATATCGGGGGACATGATCGTTGGACCTGGTTTGTTCTAGCCAACCTTCTCTCGCTAGCAGCGGTCTGTCCGTTTGTGGGATCTCTATCGGATATGTTCGGCCGTCGATACGTTGCGCTCTCCGGCGCGTCGTTTATCGTCCTTGGAATGATCGTCTGTTCTACCGCTCACACAATGAATGTCTTTATCG GTGGAATGGTCTTGGCGGGAGTCGGAGCCGGTATCAACGAACTCACCGCCCTAGCAGCAACTTCTGAGATGGCACCAACTGCCCAGCGTGGCAAGTACGTCTCCATCCTGATCTTCACAATCGTGCCCTTCTGTCCATCTGTGCTCTGGGCACAGCTCATCGCTGCACACTCAACATGGAGATACATCGGCCTCTTCTGTGCTCTCTGGGCCTTTGTCGGTCTTGTCTTGACAGCTTTGTTCTACTTCCCACCGCCTCGTGTCAACTCAGAGGGCCTGACGCGAGGAGAAATTTTGAAGCGCATTGATTTCGTCGGCGGTTTTCTTAGCATTTCTGGTATGATCTTGTTCATGGCTGGATTGCAGTGGGGTGGATATATGTATTCTTGGAAGTCGGCCCATGTCCTTGTTCCTTTAATTCTTGGAGCGGCTCTGGTGGTCCTCTTTGTCATCTGGGAGGGCTTCTTTGCGCCGCATCCCATGTTTCCCCGCCGCATCAACCAAGCGCCTCGGATCCTTACCCTGACgctcatcatcaccttcatcTCTGGCGCAAACTTCTTTTCCATCCTCATGTTTTGGCCTACGCAGGCTTTCAACGTGTATGGTCATGACCCCGTGCAAGTCGGAATCCGAGGTATTCCTGTTGGCTTCAGTATCATGGCTGGTGCATGCATTGTTCTCTGGCTCCTGTCTGTGTTTAGAGGTGCAAACAGATCACTCATGGTTATCTCGAGTATCCTGATGACGGCTGGATGTGGCGCCATGTCAGTTGCAAGGCCAGACAACATGTCCACCCTATGGGGAATTCTCGTCCTGGCTGGCCTGGGCATCGGAGGAATCGTCGTCCCAGCAAGTATCATCACGACAATCATTTGCCCCGACGATCTCATCGCGACTATCGCAGCGCTTACTCTGAGCATCCGCGTCATTGGCGGTAGCATCGGTTACACCATTTACTACAATGTCCTTGTGGCCAAGTTCACACCTGCTGCTATACACTACATTGGTGGCGCGATGGTGAAGTATGGCAACATCACCTCAACTGAAGTCATCGGGGAGGTCATTGGGTTGACTAGTATTTCTTTGCTGGACGAGATTGCCGAGGTACCAGGTATCGCGGGAAATGAAGCGCTGTATAAGATTGTGATCCAGGCTGGCCAGATTGCCTATGCCGAGGCATACAAGTGGGTGTATTATGTGAGCATTGCGTTTGGTGCGGTTTCTGTCCTCGCTTCTCTTTTCTTGGGAGATATTGGGAAGTATATGGATGATCACGTCGCTGTGGTGATGTAA
- a CDS encoding general substrate transporter, translating into MSNDDNKGVGGISEVKGDGAHIDHAYDVEAKKEMAADMQGAIDAENAEHNMTVLEAVRAYPAASLWAFNMSCTIIMEAYCVFLIGNFIALPAFADRYGIWSDTKGKYVIETKWQSALQVGGPIGAIIGVTIAGPITSRIGYRWATIGGLMTLNAFIFIFYFADSLPVMLVAQLLEGIPWGIFIANSPAYCSEIVPLQLRAPATQMLQMFWAIGAIIVGAVAYRYNDLHEQAAFRVPIALQWMFPTPLAILIFLSPESPWWLVRKGRLEEAAKAVRRLGRSTHVDNAQEAIAMMRRTIDLEKTVKEPSFIELFQGTDAYRTAIVCCVYAAQNLTGNLIANQAVYFFEQAGMPNKTAFAMGLITSALQTVFVMLSWILTSYFGRRSIYLWGSLGNTVLLVALGIAATVGDVKSTVNSNTQAALGLIVSVLFTLGPAPASWVIIGETSAIRLRPLTTGVGRGCYYLVNIPCIFLSSWMLNPTGANLGGKCGYVWAGTGFVCLVMAYIWLPEMKNRSYREIDILFKRKVQARKWKKTVIDVHDDE; encoded by the exons ATGAGCAACGACGATAACAAGGGCGTTGGCGGCATCTCAGAGGTCAAGGGCGACGGGGCCCACATCGACCATGCCTACGATGTCGAGgcaaagaaggagatggccgCTGATATGCAGGGCGCCATTGACGCCGAGAACGCGGAGCATAACATGACCGTTCTCGAGGCCGTCAGAGCTTATCCCGCTGCTTCTCTCTGGGCCTTCAACATGTCTTGCACAATT ATCATGGAGGCTTACTGTGTTTTCCTCATCGGTAACTTCATCGCCCTCCCCGCTTTCGCCGACAGATACGGTATCTGGAGTGACACCAAGGGCAAATATGTCATTGAGACAAAGTGGCAATCTGCTCTTCAAGTCGGTGGCCCCATTGGCGCCATCATCGGCGTCACCATTGCCGGTCCCATCACCAGCCGTATCGGATACCGATGGGCTACCATCGGCGGTCTCATGACCCTCAacgccttcatcttcatcttctacTTTGCCGACTCTCTGCCCGTCATGCTTGTCGCTCAGCTCCTTGAGGGTATCCCTTGGGGTATTTTCATCGCCAACTCTCCTGCTTACTGTTCCGAGATCGTGCCTCTCCAGCTTCGTGCGCCTGCTACGCAGATGCTTCAGATGTTCTGGGCCATTGGTGCGATTATCGTCGGTGCTGTTGCTTATCGCTACAATGATCTTCACGAGCAGGCTGCTTTCCG TGTGCCTATCGCTCTTCAGTGGATGTTCCCCACTCCcctcgccatcctcatcttcctctccccCGAGTCTCCCTGGTGGCTCGTCCGAAAGGGTCGTCTTGAAGAGGCTGCCAAGGCCGTTCGACGTCTCGGACGTTCTACCCACGTCGACAACGCTCAGGAAGCCATTGCCATGATGAGGCGTACCATTGATCTCGAGAAGACCGTCAAGGAGCCCAGCTTCATTGAGCTGTTCCAGGGCACTGATGCTTACCGTACTGCCATCGTTTGCTGCGTCTACGCCGCTCAGAACCTTACTGGTAACCTGATCGCTAACCAGGCTGTCTACTTCTTTGAGC AGGCCGGTATGCCTAACAAGACCGCCTTCGCTATGGGTCTCATCACCTCCGCCCTCCAGACCGTCTTCGTCATGCTTTCTTGGATTCTCACCAGTTACTTCGGTCGTCGATCCATCTACCTCTGGGGTTCTCTTGGAAACACTGTTCTCCTGGTCGCCCTCGGTATCGCCGCCACTGTCGGTGATGTCAAGTCCACCGTCAACTCTAACACCCAGGCTGCTCTCGGTCTCATTGTCTCCGTCCTCTTCACCCTCGGACCTGCTCCCGCTTCTTGGGTCATCATCGGAGAGACCTCTGCCATTCGTCTTCGACCTCTTACCACTGGTGTCGGTCGTGGTTGCTACTACCTCGTCAACATCCCCTGtatcttcctctcctcatGGATGCTTAACCCCACT GGTGCCAACCTCGGTGGCAAGTGCGGTTATGTCTGGGCCGGTACCGGTTTCGTCTGCTTGGTCATGGCATATATCTGGCTTCCTGAGATGAAGAACCGATCTTACCGAGAGATCGACATTCTCTTCAAGCGCAAGGTCCAGGCCCGCAAGTGGAAGAAGACCGTCATTGATGTCCACGACGACGAGTAG